The following are from one region of the Cloacibacterium sp. TD35 genome:
- a CDS encoding WD40/YVTN/BNR-like repeat-containing protein, which produces MRKLYLRRIFFTVGSFMVLNACQHFNETKSSYGKEKFSVFSKSINEKQVLKNSEKESNNVDLLATKKIADTNNNQDLYSRVFQNFGDDENQNKLRSDLLKSMAKDGELAMSHRKTKAERIAIFGDEKKGIEEMAEYRRKITMPIGTDKMLYEEGYLMKEYQKAQKSDILSKARRANFRSASTYSLNNVVWKERGPNNIPGRDRILKVSPSNPDKWYVGTAGGGVWITENAGTSWRNTTDYTVPSLATSTIGISKSNANIIYAGSGEPFNNLDALTGVGLVKSTDAGETWSHLANTNSYGSVGRILVNPTNANNVIIGTSSGIYVSTDGGASWVRTFTQGIVTTLNAQGVPVNTSYSNAQDIVSTSDFSVIYASVNTYGVLKSTDGGNTWTRVFDAPSKANTIKRIELSVAPTDNNRIFLSCEAGSTVAFYISDDAGVTFKELTYTTSDSKEILGSQGWYDNMVTTNPFDKNIVYVGGIYLAKLNINTTNNTYSVLQIASGYNTAKLNDHVHPDQHSLVCQVNPNNTSQFRMILTNDGGVYYTAYKTNPGETEGDWVGPVTSLNTTQFYGADKKKGEDSYIAGAQDNGSSATISSPSSANSSYKMLYGGDGFEVLWNYKDPNKLLFGSQYNNFIVSRTGINGWQYSARNADYGSANSPFYSKLANANNNPDVVFTVSSNGVWRSPDFGESWSLSTFNNTDNGTWLGNASYATVKVSTANPNVVWAGAAVSGGTGTTYKINLSKDNGLTFNKTINTSFPTTGNYYISSIATSHVNEATAYVLISATNQPKVIKTTDFGATWADVSGFDGTNAISTKGFPNVSVHSLLEMPFDTNVLWAGTDIGVFETVDGGNNWYLVTNFPPVSVWNMKIVDNQVVLATHGRGVWTAEIPELNTYTLPIYVSQPNIKFARQAGIHNNKINAVFNYTSNAITSLKIYQDDVLVNTITSTLANTDYSYTSASNLSEGIHKISVKGIYQQAGVDKETILSNANVEIVNYNSGADNINISTFSTSDVYIGNGKFVVDNAGNKFTYNVLNNVGHPYADKTTYSTYLRTPVVIGANSNMILSHMALTEKDYDYAYVEASKDLVNWTTLGFYDEGNYTEWLQASIVTESLFRNNELNLTSTFNTGDEVVIRLRLQTDELETRQGWFIKSLRPSSSLSTVDVAKNREIFLVPNPAKEKTTVILPSNNKGYVDIYLYDAAGKLITSVKKVSGQKVDLDVTKLTKGLYLVLVNGESFKKALKLVKD; this is translated from the coding sequence ATGAGAAAACTTTATTTAAGGAGAATCTTCTTTACAGTAGGCTCTTTTATGGTTCTTAATGCATGTCAGCATTTTAATGAAACGAAAAGCAGCTACGGAAAAGAAAAATTTTCAGTATTTTCAAAAAGCATAAATGAAAAGCAAGTTTTAAAAAACTCGGAAAAAGAATCAAATAATGTAGATCTTTTAGCTACTAAAAAAATAGCTGATACTAATAATAATCAAGACTTGTATTCTAGGGTTTTTCAAAATTTTGGTGATGACGAAAATCAAAATAAATTAAGAAGTGATCTATTAAAATCTATGGCCAAAGATGGTGAGTTAGCCATGAGCCACAGAAAAACTAAAGCAGAAAGAATAGCTATCTTCGGAGATGAAAAAAAGGGGATAGAAGAGATGGCAGAGTACAGAAGGAAAATCACAATGCCTATCGGTACAGATAAGATGCTTTATGAAGAGGGGTATTTAATGAAAGAATACCAAAAAGCACAAAAAAGTGATATTCTTTCTAAAGCAAGAAGAGCGAATTTCAGATCAGCGAGTACTTATTCTTTGAACAATGTAGTTTGGAAAGAAAGAGGCCCTAATAATATACCAGGTAGAGATAGAATTCTAAAAGTATCTCCTTCTAATCCTGATAAATGGTATGTGGGTACAGCAGGTGGTGGAGTTTGGATTACAGAAAATGCTGGAACCAGCTGGAGAAATACTACAGATTATACAGTGCCAAGTTTAGCAACTTCTACCATAGGTATATCTAAATCTAATGCTAACATTATCTATGCAGGTTCTGGGGAGCCATTTAATAATTTAGATGCTTTAACAGGTGTGGGGCTGGTTAAGTCTACAGACGCTGGCGAAACCTGGTCTCATCTAGCCAATACCAATAGCTATGGTAGTGTAGGTAGAATCCTTGTAAACCCTACTAATGCTAATAATGTCATTATTGGTACATCTAGTGGTATTTATGTATCTACAGATGGAGGAGCTTCTTGGGTTAGAACTTTTACTCAAGGTATCGTTACTACTTTAAATGCTCAAGGTGTACCCGTAAACACTTCTTATAGTAATGCACAAGATATTGTTTCTACAAGTGATTTTTCGGTTATTTATGCTTCTGTTAATACATATGGTGTTTTGAAATCTACAGATGGGGGCAATACTTGGACAAGAGTATTTGATGCACCAAGCAAAGCAAATACGATCAAAAGAATAGAGTTAAGTGTAGCACCTACAGATAACAATAGAATTTTTTTAAGCTGTGAGGCGGGTAGTACAGTTGCATTTTATATTTCTGATGATGCTGGGGTTACTTTTAAAGAGCTTACTTATACTACCAGTGATAGCAAAGAGATTTTAGGAAGCCAAGGTTGGTATGATAATATGGTAACTACCAATCCTTTTGATAAAAATATAGTTTATGTAGGAGGCATCTATCTAGCTAAGTTAAATATTAATACCACCAATAATACATATTCTGTTTTACAAATTGCAAGTGGTTATAATACTGCAAAATTGAATGACCATGTACACCCAGATCAGCATAGTTTGGTATGTCAGGTTAATCCTAATAATACTTCTCAGTTCAGAATGATATTAACTAATGATGGTGGAGTATATTATACTGCTTATAAAACAAACCCAGGAGAAACAGAAGGAGATTGGGTAGGCCCGGTAACAAGTCTTAATACTACACAGTTCTACGGTGCGGATAAAAAGAAAGGAGAAGACTCCTACATTGCAGGTGCGCAAGATAATGGTTCTTCAGCAACTATAAGTAGTCCGTCTTCGGCTAATTCATCTTACAAAATGCTATATGGTGGAGATGGTTTTGAAGTTTTATGGAATTATAAAGACCCAAACAAACTGTTATTCGGTTCACAATACAATAATTTTATTGTTTCTAGAACAGGTATTAATGGATGGCAATACAGTGCTAGAAATGCAGATTATGGTTCGGCAAATTCACCTTTCTACTCTAAATTAGCAAATGCAAATAATAACCCAGATGTAGTATTTACTGTTTCTTCTAACGGAGTTTGGAGAAGTCCTGATTTTGGAGAAAGTTGGTCTTTAAGTACTTTTAATAATACTGATAACGGGACGTGGCTAGGAAATGCTTCTTATGCTACAGTAAAAGTCTCTACAGCAAATCCTAATGTAGTATGGGCTGGTGCTGCGGTGTCTGGAGGAACTGGCACGACATATAAAATTAATTTGTCAAAAGATAATGGTCTTACTTTTAATAAAACCATTAACACATCATTCCCGACAACTGGAAATTATTACATTTCAAGTATTGCTACTTCTCATGTAAATGAGGCTACAGCTTATGTTTTAATAAGTGCAACTAATCAACCAAAAGTGATTAAAACAACAGATTTTGGAGCAACTTGGGCGGACGTTTCAGGTTTTGATGGGACCAATGCTATTTCTACTAAAGGATTCCCGAATGTATCAGTACACAGTTTATTAGAAATGCCTTTTGATACAAATGTATTATGGGCAGGTACAGATATTGGTGTTTTTGAGACTGTAGATGGAGGAAATAATTGGTACTTGGTGACTAATTTCCCGCCAGTTTCTGTTTGGAATATGAAAATTGTGGATAATCAAGTTGTGCTTGCTACACATGGTAGAGGGGTTTGGACTGCAGAAATTCCTGAACTTAATACCTATACCCTTCCAATTTATGTAAGTCAACCGAATATTAAATTTGCAAGACAAGCTGGTATTCATAATAATAAAATTAATGCGGTATTTAATTATACAAGTAATGCAATTACTTCACTGAAAATTTACCAAGATGATGTATTAGTGAATACCATTACTTCTACTTTAGCAAATACAGATTACAGCTATACATCTGCTTCAAATTTGTCTGAAGGAATTCATAAAATATCAGTTAAAGGAATTTATCAACAAGCAGGAGTAGACAAAGAAACTATTTTATCTAATGCTAACGTAGAAATTGTCAATTATAATTCAGGTGCAGATAATATTAATATATCAACCTTTTCAACATCAGATGTTTATATCGGGAATGGAAAATTTGTAGTAGATAATGCTGGCAATAAGTTCACTTACAATGTACTAAATAACGTAGGGCATCCTTATGCAGATAAAACAACTTATAGCACCTATCTTAGAACTCCAGTTGTGATTGGGGCAAATTCTAATATGATATTGTCTCATATGGCTCTTACCGAAAAAGATTATGATTATGCATATGTAGAGGCTTCTAAAGATTTAGTAAATTGGACAACATTAGGATTCTATGATGAAGGTAATTATACAGAGTGGCTTCAAGCGTCTATTGTTACAGAAAGTTTATTTAGAAATAACGAACTTAATTTAACCAGTACTTTTAATACAGGAGACGAAGTAGTAATTCGTTTAAGACTTCAAACAGACGAGCTTGAAACAAGACAAGGTTGGTTCATAAAATCATTAAGACCAAGTTCTAGCTTATCTACAGTAGATGTTGCGAAAAATAGAGAAATATTTTTAGTGCCTAATCCAGCTAAGGAAAAAACCACAGTTATTTTGCCAAGTAATAATAAAGGATATGTAGATATATATCTTTATGACGCAGCAGGTAAACTAATTACTTCGGTTAAAAAAGTCTCAGGACAAAAAGTAGATTTAGATGTAACTAAACTCACAAAAGGATTATACCTAGTTTTAGTAAACGGAGAGTCTTTCAAAAAAGCATTAAAACTTGTTAAAGATTAG